The Quercus lobata isolate SW786 chromosome 9, ValleyOak3.0 Primary Assembly, whole genome shotgun sequence region GGTTCATACCCACAAGTTGAGGAGTTTGTCTGTAGGAGTAGTGGGTTAGGTTTGGGGCAAAATTTGGTATTTAGActgtttttagaaaaaatatttgtgaataGTATGCGCATCAAACTATTTAGGTAGCTGGACtgattttggaactcgagtttgccaaactcgagttccgacccaaaattcaaactatagtggcgttttttttagtggcgtttgtcaaaaacgccactatatgtACCCTACAGCGGCGTTTTctataaacgctgctataggcactaaaaaaacgccactatagtgtTTGCTTTCCAGCCCAAactcgagtttggcaaactcaagtttcaaaatcagtccaactaactaaatagtttgaCGCGCATactattcacaaaaaaaaattctaaaaacagTCTAAATACCAAATTTTGCCTTAGGTTTGGCGTTGGGTGTCTTATACCCTTTACTGTTCAAATCTCAGGTCTGGTTTCGGTCTGTTCGAGGGATCTTAAGAGGGgaaaatatgggttttgaggAAGGGTCAGGTGACTTAGAGAGGGCCTCGTCCTCTAACGTAGGTGAGGAAGGGGCCGGGGTTGATACAGCGACCACCGTGCCCTCTCGCGCTCCCTCGTCCTCCCATTCTCCCGCTCCGGCCATCGTCCGTCCTTTCCATGCCCTCAAGGAAAATTGTTCCTTGAAAATAGAGGTTTTTAGCAAATTTAAAGATAGATTCCAGTTTCCTGGGAGGACCAGAGCTCGTCTTCCCAGGAAGGGTGAAAAGGCTTGCGCCTTTGCCCATGGGGAAGTCTGCTTTTATGAGGCTGCTTTTTCGTGCGGCCTCAGGTTCCCCGTCCATCCGTTCATCATGGAGCTTCTTCATCATTTAAACCTTGCATCGGGGCAACTTATGCCCAATTCTTGGAGAATAGTTGTTAGCTGTATGGTGATTTGGATGACCATCGCCGATGGAGACATGATCACGGTCAATGAGTTCACCCATCTGTACCATCTGAAAGAGTCCAAGGAATTTGGATATTATGAGTTTGTACCCTGGAATAGGAGGTCGCGTCTGGTAGTTGATCTCCCGTCGTCCTTTCGCTACTGGAAGTCTAGATACTTCTTTGTATCGGGTGACGGTTGGGAAACATTGCCTGATGACTTATAGGGGAACGTTCCTAGGTTGTTGCGCCAGTGGGAGACCCCTTTGATTGGTGCGTTTGATCCTTATGAGATGCCCCCTCAccccttttctcttcttttttttttctttaatttccccTTTGCTGTTGTCTTTGTAGTGAAAGATCGTCCAGAGCTTGAGAGCAAATTCGAAGAGCGGGTTCAGGCGGCAATCCGGTATGCGAGGACGATCGAAGATTTTGGTGACTTGATCGATCCGCGCACTTTAGCCCGTCATTGTTTGGGGCCGGAGCCTTCCCTCTACGTCCTTAGTACCCTCGATCGAGAAGAGAAAAAGCGTAAGCTATACTTTCCAATAGATTTGTCTATTTTTCTTCATCCTTAActtcttactttctttttaCTCGTCCTTAACCTcttgttctctttttcttcgtccttaaattctttctctcttttgcgTAGAAATGACGTCCAAGTTTAACAAAGAGATGTACAAGAAAATTAAGGACAAGAAGAATGAGCCTCTCTCCAACATAGGTCAGAGGAGGCTGAGAATTACAGATaaggagagggagaaagagaaagaggtggTGGAGAGGGGTTCGTCCACACCTGCCTTTGACCTAGATGAGGGTTTGGCTGCCTCTCCTGGCATTTCAGTTGAGGAGGTGACCCGTCCTTCCAAGAGGCAGAAAGTGGCGAGCAAGGGGAAGGAGAAAGTTGGTGCCAGTGTTTGGTCGGACGCCGAGACGGCCATGAACCGTGCCAATGAGCTCCTTACTCCCGGGGAGATGAAGGAAATTACGAGCGTTCCTTCCCACGAGATGGTGAGCCGTCACATTCACAAGCTCGTGCAGGTAATCCACCAcatttttgtccttttcttcgtCTTTAACTGCTTGACcacttttgttgattttgatagAACTTTTTGTTGTCAGGTGTTGGGAGAGACCATGCACATTACCATGCAGTATCTGGCAAACGAGGAGAAGGCCGTCGTGGCCAACTCGAAGGTGGAAGCACTGGAGGCTGAAGCTTCAGGCTAGCGGAAGGACTTGATCGCAGCCATGGACTCCCTCAACACTTCCAAGGGGCAGGTTCAAGTCCTAACGGAGCAGCTGGATGCTGAAAAGCAGTCAGTGAAGTAGAAGGACGAACTCCTAGCAGCAGCTGCCCAGAAGATGAAAGTCGTTGTGGCCAAGGCCGTCACTGCTTTCCAAACCACGGACGAATATAACACCATCATGTTCCAGTGGTACTTCAAGGGGTTCGAGCTGCTTCGGAGATATTTGATCAAGCATGGACCTGGTACGGACCTCGAAGACTTAGATTTTGAGGTCGTTGACAAGGAGATTGAGAAGGATGAAGCAGCTCAGACAGCAGCGTCTACCAGTGCGGAGCCATCCCAGGTAAACAAGGACGATGATGTTGCCCCTCCGGCTTGATTCTGTCTTattgaaaagtttttatttatttattttttttgtatgtattaAGTTTCACAAACAGCTGATGTTTGGATGCCCCCTTTGTTTTTTGGGGCCCCCTTTTTGCCTTCGAACAATTTAGCTTTATATAGTAAGTCTATTTAACAGTTTGACTTTATATAAGCGTCTGCGTATTTACCTTTGCCTTTCATGATTGTATGTGTTGTGTCaagattttcttttggatgTTCATCTCTCCTCGTTTGGGGACTTAGAAAAAGTTTGCTGGCATACTGAATTTATCCTCGTCATCCTGTGCATCTTGGGGGACTTTTGTCCCgtgcacctttttttttggggattttgCTTCCTCGTTTTAGACGATGCCAATCTCTTTGTCTTTGGACGACATTCATTCATattatcgtttttttttttttttttttttaactatggACGATGTGCGTCTATTCAAGGAATTTAATTGTCTTGCTTTGTTGGACGATAtgcatccatttaaggaatctagTCGTCTTTCTTTGTTGGaagatgtacatccatttaaggaatcttattgtctttcttctttttgggaCGATATACATCCATTTAtggaatcttatcgtctttcttctttttgggaCGATGCatatccatttaaggaatcttatcgtctttcTTTGTTTAGGACGATCGTTTgcatttttgggaaaaattgtaGTGCATGGCTTGCTGAATAACACTTAAGAAATGCTGGATAATACTTATGAATTGAATGATAAGTAACGGATTTTGAATAATCGCTTACATAAGACAGGAAGTATTTAAATTGGGTTTTACAATCAGGCTATGGTTCCTTTtcgtaatacctctttagatgTTCGACATTCCATGGACGAGGTAGTCTCTTTCCTTCTGAGTCTTCCAGATGGTAACTTCCCTGACGTGAAAAATGGACGACTCTGTAGGGCCCTTCCCAGTTCGGTCCCAGTTTGCCTTGTGCTGGATCTTTTGTTGCGGGGGTGACTTTTCTAAGGACGAGATCTCCAACGTTGAATCTTCTCAGCTTCACTCTCCGATTATAATATTCGGCTATCTTCTGCTGGTATTTGGTCATTCTTTAGGATGCCTGATCTCTAATTTCGTCCAAACTGTCTAGGTTCTGTTTCAATTGGTCGTCATTGGTTTGCTTGTCAAAGAATTCTCTCCTAAGGCTAGTGAGCCCTATTTCGACCGGGATGACCGCTTCTCTGCCGTATGTCAGGctgaatggtgtttctcctgttggTGTCCACGCTGTCATCCTGTATGCCCACAAGACACTTGGTAACTCTTCAGGCCACGTTCCCTTTGCCCCCACTAACCGGGACTTAATAATCTTGAGCAGGGTCCGATTGGTTACTTCCGTCTGTCCGTTGGCCTGAGGATGACCTGGCGATGAGTACCTATTTTTGATGCCCAAGCCCGAGCAAAATGATCTGAACTTTTGGCTATCGAACTGACGACCGTTATCTGATATGATCATCCTAGATATCCCAAAcctgcaaacaatatttttccatacaaaattttgtacccTTGCTTCAGTGATTGTCGCCAgggcttcagcttccacccattttgtgaagtagtcgatCGCGACGAGCAGGAACTTTACTTGTCTCTTCCCTTGGGGTAAGGGACCCATGATGTCAATCCCCCACTGTGCGAATGGCCAGGGTGAGGAGATTGTGGTCATCTTTTCTCCAAGGATTCTTTGAACATTCCCATACCTTTGGCAACTATCACACTTCTTCACGAAATCAGCTGCGTCTTGCTGCATTGTTGGCCAAAAGTAGCCTGTTCTCATGATCTTCCTGGCGAGGGACTTTGCCCCCATGTGGTCTCCGCAGATTCCTCCGTGCACTTCCTCAAGGACGTATTTAGCTTCTTCCCCTTCTACACATCTCAAATATGGTTGGGAGTAACCCCTTTTGTAGAGTTCGTCATTAAGTATCGTAAATCTGGCTGCGCGTTTCTGGACCTTTTTAGCTTCTTCTGGATCTGACGATAGCCGTCCTTCTCGAAGGAACGACAAAATCGAGCTCGTCCATCCAGGGTCGGTGTGCACCGAGAGAGTTTGAAGTCCCTGGATGCTAGGAGAGTTTTGTTCTTCCATCTTCCAATCGACCCTTTTATTTTGGTTGTCCGTTGAGGCACTTCGTGCAACCTCATCAGCTTTAGCGTTCTGATCTCTGGGGATCTGGATGAACTCTACGTAATTAAAGGCACTTACCAGCTGGTTCGTCAGTTTGAGATACTTCTGCATCCTTGCCTCTTTTGCTTCGTATTCCCCTCTCACTTACCCTATGACGAGCTATGAGTCGCTCTTGAGCACAGTATTCTCACCTCCAAGTGCCCGAGCTATTCTCAATCCCGTCAATAAGGCCTCATATTCTGCCTCGTTATTGGTTACAGGGAATTTGAGTTGGACCCCATACTTGAGAACATCTTTTTCAGGGGAAGTGATAATGATGCCTACTCCGCCTCCTTTCTGAGTGGACGACCCATCAGTGTTTACCATCCAGAGACTTTCTATGCTCCCGAGGGTGGTGAATTCTGCTATGAAATCAGCCAATGCCTGTGCTTTTATTGCCGTCCGTGGACGGTATTTTATGTCAAATTGGCTGAGCTCGATTGCCCACTATACCATTCGTCCTGCCGCTTCGGGATTGTTCATTACTTTTTTGATGGGTTGGTCCGTCATTACAATGATGGGATTGGCTTGAAAGTATGAACGAAGTTTTCTCGAAGCCATAATCAGGGCGAAGGTGATCTTCTCTATGCAAGGATACCGCGCCTCGACATCCTGGAAAGCCTGGCTAACGTAATACACAGGAAGTTGCAAtctgtcttcttctttgatcAACGCCGCGTTGACGGCCGTAACAGACACAGCTAAGTATAGGAATAAGTCTTCGCCCTCTTTCGACGGGCTTAAGAGCGGAGGGTTGCTAAGGTAGCGCTTCAACTCTTGGAACCCCGTTTCGCATTCCTCCGTCCAGGAAAACACTTTCTTCAAAGTCTTGAAGAATGGAAGGCATTTGTCTGTAGCCTTCGAGACGAACCTGTTGAGGGCTGCTATTCTTCCTGTGAGGGATTGCACTTCTTTGACCGTCCTGGGTGAGGACATTTCAAGGATGACTTTGACCTTCTCGAGGTTTGCTTCTATCCCTCTCTGAGAAACCATAAACCCGAGGAATTTTCCTGAGGAAACTCCAAAAGCACACTTGGACGGGTTCAACTTCATGTTGTACTGCCTGAGCATATTGAACGTCTCCCTGAGGTCGTCCAGATGATCTTCTTCCTCtttgctcttgacgagcatatcgtcaACGTATACCTCCATGTTTCTCCCGATTTGTTTCTCGAACATCTGGTTCACCAACCTTTGATAGGTGGCACCTACATTCTTGACTCCAAAAGGCATGACCCGGTAACAGTATAGCCCCTGGCTGGTGATAAAAGCAGtcttttcttggtcttcttcagccatttgTATCTGGTTGTATCCAGAGAACGCGTCCATAAACGTGAGAAGCTTGTGCCCTGCTGTGGAGTCCACTAGCTGGTCGATTCTGGGTAGTGGGAAACTGTCTTTTGGGCAGACTTGATTTAGGTCTGTAAAGtcgacacacattctccacttcccATTTGCTTTTTTTACCATGACTACGTTGGCCAACCACTCGGGGTAGTGGGCTTCCCGAATAAATTTGGCTGCAAGTTTACTTCGTCCATCACTGCCTTGTTTCGCTCGGGGGCAAAGACTCTCCTCTTCTACTGGACTGGCTTCTTTCCCGGGTCAACATTCAGGTGATGCTGGATGAGGCTTGCTGGgattcccggcatatcttcGTGGCTCCACGCGAATATATCGAGGTTATTTTTCAGGAAGCTGACGATCTCTTCCTTCATCCTGGGACTCAGGTTCGTCCCTATTTGGGTCGTCTTTGGTGGACTCCCTTCAGCCAGCTCTACCGTTTCAAGCTTTTCCATGATCTCTGGTGATTTCTCTTCGATCATCCACGTATGGTTCTCTTTTGAGGCCAGGATGGCCTGATAGCATTCTCTTGCCAACACCTGGTCTCCTTTAATTTCTCCGATCCCCTATTCTGTTGGGAACTTCACCTTTAAGCAGTATGTGGAAATAGCAACCTTCCAGCGATTGAGCATTGGTCATCCTATGATCACATTGTAGGACAAAGGTGAGTCCACTATCAGGAAATTGTGCTGGTTGGTTACCTGGAGGGGGTATGATCCAGCTGTCACTGTTAACGTCACTATTCCCCTAGGGTATACCTTGTCTCCGTTGAAACTGACGAGGGGAGACTCAAAAGGACGGAGCCTTTTTAGGTCTAGTTTTAGTTGCTGGAAGGCTGGAAGATAGATTATATCGGCTGAGCTCCCACTGTCGACCAGGACTCTTCGCGTATTGAACCCCTCGATAATGATCATAATGACGAGTAGGTCATCATGAGGTTGCTTTACACTTCTGGCATCTTCTTTAGAGAAATACATGTCTCCATTGGTTCGTCTTTGCTTCAAGGAGGGTATACTGTGGACACTGTTTACCTGCCTTTGGTATGATTTCCTGAGGGATTTGAATGATCCCCCCGTGGTTGGTCCTCCAACGATGGTTTTTATCTCCCCCAGTGCGCTTTGTGGACGAGGTTCGGGGCGCTTTGTGGACGATGGTTTTTGCTTGCTTTTCTGTCCGTACTTGCCGGAATCTCTCCTTTTTACATACTGTTGTAGTTTCCCATTACGGATGAGCTCTTCAATCTGCTCTTTCAGGTCCCTGCAATCCTCTGTGTAATGCCCATGGTCTTTGTGGAAATGGCAGTATTTCCTCTTGTCGCGCAAACCAGGCGCTGAATGGAGTGGTCTTGGCCACTTGAGAGACGGTTCGTCCCTTATCTCCGTTAG contains the following coding sequences:
- the LOC115961642 gene encoding uncharacterized protein LOC115961642 translates to MLEVDEADDKVHLTTFKAGLKSRDFVASLAKNPPKTMAEALLKAQKYMNVEEALAAIDRAEKKKEKKKEKEDDRRGQKRDRADRRNDDGNRRREDKNPRPMKFTPLMMPVDQILTEIRDEPSLKWPRPLHSAPGLRDKRKYCHFHKDHGHYTEDCRDLKEQIEELIRNGKLQQYVKRRDSGKYGQKSKQKPSSTKRPEPRPQSALGEIKTIVGGPTTGGSFKSLRKSYQRQVNSVHSIPSLKQRRTNGDMYFSKEDARSVKQPHDDLLVIMIIIEGFNTRRVLVDSGSSADIIYLPAFQQLKLDLKRLRPFESPLVSFNGDKVYPRGIVTLTVTAGSYPLQGIGEIKGDQVLARECYQAILASKENHTWMIEEKSPEIMEKLETVELAEGSPPKTTQIGTNLSPRMKEEIVSFLKNNLDIFAWSHEDMPGIPASLIQHHLNVDPGKKPVQ